A window of the Elusimicrobiota bacterium genome harbors these coding sequences:
- a CDS encoding BMC domain-containing protein → MSEPKPALGMIETKGFIGMIEASDAMAKAANVRLIGYEKIGSGYVTTLCTGEVGAVRAAVEAGGAAAQKVGELVAIHVIPRPHDDLDKYMARISVKVS, encoded by the coding sequence ATGTCAGAACCGAAACCAGCGTTGGGAATGATCGAAACAAAGGGCTTCATAGGCATGATAGAGGCGTCGGACGCCATGGCCAAGGCCGCCAATGTGCGCCTTATAGGCTATGAAAAAATAGGCTCGGGCTATGTTACTACGCTTTGCACGGGCGAAGTGGGTGCGGTGCGGGCCGCTGTTGAAGCCGGAGGAGCCGCCGCGCAGAAAGTCGGCGAACTTGTGGCCATTCATGTCATTCCGCGGCCGCATGACGACCTGGATAAGTATATGGCCAGAATATCCGTAAAAGTCAGTTAG
- a CDS encoding RpiB/LacA/LacB family sugar-phosphate isomerase → MKLVIGADHAGFEAKEKIKKFLQGLGHEVTDFGCYSTESVDFPDIAMLVGDAVRKKEFEKGVLVDGFNGAMPLAANKIHGIRAVGAYDIISARFAAAHEDCNVLCLGGKTHGELALQEMLKVWLTTPFEGGKYQKRLDKITAIEQRCC, encoded by the coding sequence ATGAAACTTGTTATCGGCGCCGATCACGCGGGTTTTGAGGCGAAAGAAAAAATTAAAAAGTTTCTTCAGGGGCTTGGGCACGAGGTGACGGATTTCGGCTGCTATTCAACGGAATCCGTGGATTTCCCGGATATCGCCATGCTGGTCGGCGACGCTGTGCGTAAAAAAGAATTTGAAAAAGGCGTTCTGGTGGATGGTTTCAACGGCGCCATGCCGCTTGCGGCCAATAAAATTCACGGCATCAGGGCGGTAGGCGCATACGATATTATCTCCGCGCGCTTTGCCGCGGCCCACGAGGATTGCAATGTGCTGTGCCTGGGCGGCAAAACGCACGGAGAGCTGGCCCTGCAGGAAATGCTGAAAGTGTGGCTTACTACCCCGTTCGAGGGCGGCAAATACCAGAAGCGTCTTGATAAAATAACTGCGATAGAGCAGCGCTGCTGTTAA
- a CDS encoding BMC domain-containing protein, with amino-acid sequence MQANIAVGLIETSSIAKGVETLDAMCKAAGVTPDLHLAISKGKYIIAVSGPVGEVESAMSKGVEIAGSTLVAKHIIRNIHAGALAALNKRVKSGVKLEAVGIVETKEALPALFAADAAAKAAFVHVVEVNTGRGIGGKGYLTITGEVGAVRTAVSAAVKAVGEDAIVSRIVIPNAHEDIAGAIF; translated from the coding sequence ATGCAGGCAAATATCGCTGTCGGACTTATTGAAACTTCCTCCATAGCCAAAGGTGTGGAAACGCTTGACGCCATGTGCAAGGCGGCGGGGGTCACGCCCGATCTGCACCTGGCAATTTCCAAGGGTAAATATATTATAGCCGTGTCCGGCCCCGTGGGGGAAGTGGAGTCGGCCATGTCAAAAGGCGTGGAAATAGCCGGTAGTACCCTTGTGGCGAAACATATCATACGGAATATCCACGCGGGGGCGCTGGCCGCGCTTAACAAACGTGTTAAGTCCGGAGTAAAGCTTGAGGCCGTAGGCATAGTTGAAACCAAAGAAGCCCTGCCGGCGCTGTTTGCCGCCGATGCCGCCGCCAAGGCCGCCTTTGTGCATGTGGTTGAAGTCAATACCGGGCGCGGGATAGGCGGCAAGGGTTACCTGACTATTACCGGTGAGGTCGGGGCGGTGCGCACAGCGGTTTCAGCCGCCGTTAAAGCGGTGGGCGAAGACGCAATAGTAAGCCGCATCGTAATACCGAATGCCCATGAGGATATCGCCGGGGCGATATTCTAG
- a CDS encoding tetratricopeptide repeat protein gives MIRSKVFILLLILPFVCIAQTPAQDEPAEKDAAAVISGDATPPASTGVESAPRKLSEQSKESVSVAENAEPQERPLSAPANIGLKAAAPAGIMEVEWKFLKTYGEDKDEDVAAAILVQLTDWLKLYPDSEYADEARLLKARLHLKLGDYKSAIVDLLKHTQEYPDSKFNADVRKLLNETIEKKIDKKTKPVLNEIATAPETGDKAERIALFLEKLADGAGEVFYVPAAAEFREFFSRFPLYAGRDGVQLVLGNLHSKKEEYLSARLAYERLIQVYPDSRFLLRAKSSLGGVLANNIKDYNAAIKVYQDIAANFPGTDEAWMAYRQLARLSEHQKQYPLAVDVYEKMITLYPDKTEVYTAFNSEARILRDEMSKPKEAVDVLGRLADKFKGGKAIDALYLAAEIARKDMKDLDTEIQMYDRIAADYPDNAQAPKAILTAGQAFEKNKNFDKAREYYTKITEKYPEDPLAKKAQKYFDSIAFK, from the coding sequence ATGATACGGTCCAAGGTTTTTATTTTATTGTTAATCTTGCCGTTTGTCTGCATTGCGCAGACCCCGGCCCAGGATGAACCCGCGGAGAAAGATGCTGCCGCCGTTATCAGCGGCGACGCCACCCCGCCCGCTTCGACCGGAGTTGAGTCCGCGCCCCGGAAATTATCCGAACAGTCAAAAGAGTCCGTGTCCGTTGCCGAAAATGCGGAACCGCAGGAAAGGCCTTTGTCTGCGCCCGCGAACATCGGGCTCAAAGCCGCGGCGCCCGCGGGCATTATGGAAGTTGAGTGGAAATTCCTTAAAACATACGGGGAAGATAAGGATGAGGATGTCGCGGCCGCCATACTTGTGCAGCTGACCGACTGGCTGAAGCTTTATCCCGACAGCGAATATGCCGATGAGGCCCGGCTTTTAAAAGCCCGCCTCCATCTGAAACTGGGAGACTATAAATCCGCGATCGTGGACCTTTTAAAACATACGCAGGAATATCCGGACTCCAAATTCAACGCGGATGTCAGGAAGCTTCTGAATGAAACGATCGAAAAGAAAATAGATAAAAAAACAAAACCCGTGTTAAATGAAATAGCGACAGCCCCTGAGACAGGTGATAAAGCGGAAAGGATTGCGCTGTTCCTTGAAAAGCTGGCGGACGGCGCCGGAGAAGTTTTTTATGTGCCTGCCGCGGCGGAATTCCGGGAATTTTTCAGCAGGTTCCCTTTGTACGCCGGGCGGGATGGAGTGCAGCTTGTGCTTGGGAATCTTCATTCCAAAAAAGAAGAATATCTCTCCGCCAGACTGGCTTATGAAAGATTGATCCAGGTTTACCCGGACAGCCGGTTCCTGCTCAGGGCCAAAAGCTCGCTGGGCGGGGTGCTTGCAAATAACATCAAGGATTATAATGCCGCGATAAAAGTCTATCAGGATATCGCCGCTAACTTCCCCGGAACCGACGAAGCGTGGATGGCTTATCGCCAGCTGGCCAGGCTTTCGGAACACCAGAAACAGTATCCTCTTGCCGTGGATGTTTATGAAAAAATGATCACGCTTTATCCGGATAAAACGGAGGTGTATACCGCCTTCAATTCCGAAGCCCGTATCCTGCGCGATGAGATGTCGAAACCTAAGGAGGCTGTGGATGTGCTGGGCAGGCTGGCGGATAAATTTAAAGGCGGGAAAGCCATAGACGCGCTCTACTTAGCCGCCGAAATAGCCAGGAAGGATATGAAAGACCTGGATACTGAAATTCAGATGTATGACAGAATAGCGGCCGATTATCCGGACAATGCGCAGGCTCCGAAAGCCATTCTTACGGCCGGCCAGGCCTTCGAAAAAAACAAGAACTTTGACAAAGCCAGGGAATACTACACGAAGATCACGGAAAAATATCCCGAAGACCCGTTGGCTAAAAAAGCGCAGAAATATTTTGATTCTATAGCGTTCAAATAG
- a CDS encoding aldehyde dehydrogenase — MPISEEELKKIVAEVVKNLDPGLSAGAEPAGEGPVFNTVDSAVKAAEKSQIIFQELGLEAREKIIAAMRAASIENAGRWAAMAVAETGMGRVADKIQKNLLVAKKTPGVEDLRSLSYTGDKGLTLVEYAPFGVVASITPSTNAVATIISNAIGILAAGNSVVFSPHPAAKKCVQDAVIILERVVRSAGGPADLIATVANPTQESTRELLAHPKGRMNIVTGGPAIVKVAMTAGKACKTIAAGPGNPPIVVDETAVFPDCAREIITGCGFDNNVLCIAEKEVIVTEKAKAGFFECMRKDPRAYELSSRQIDQLTKLAILESGREPKLNRDFVGKNPSVMAKAIGLDISDDIRVLWAEVPNDHPYVLTEQLSPVLPVTAVRDIDAAIELAYYAEGENHHTAGMYSTDVRNMTKMGRRMACSIFVKNACTLHGLGLGEGYASMSIGTPTGDGITKTGHFSRPLQCSLVGYFRIA, encoded by the coding sequence ATGCCCATAAGCGAAGAAGAGCTTAAAAAAATAGTCGCCGAGGTGGTAAAAAATCTGGACCCCGGTCTTAGCGCGGGCGCGGAGCCGGCGGGTGAGGGTCCGGTATTTAACACGGTGGATTCCGCCGTCAAGGCGGCTGAAAAATCGCAGATAATTTTTCAGGAGCTTGGTCTTGAGGCGAGAGAGAAAATAATAGCCGCCATGCGCGCCGCATCAATTGAAAACGCCGGGCGCTGGGCCGCAATGGCGGTGGCCGAAACCGGCATGGGCCGCGTGGCGGATAAAATACAGAAAAATTTGCTGGTGGCGAAAAAAACTCCCGGAGTTGAAGACCTGCGCTCTCTGTCCTACACCGGCGACAAAGGCCTGACTTTAGTTGAATACGCGCCGTTCGGCGTGGTCGCCTCCATCACACCCTCAACGAACGCCGTGGCTACAATTATCAGCAACGCGATAGGCATACTTGCCGCCGGAAATTCCGTTGTGTTTTCTCCGCATCCCGCGGCAAAAAAGTGCGTTCAGGACGCGGTGATCATCCTTGAACGCGTTGTTCGCTCCGCCGGCGGTCCGGCTGATCTTATCGCCACCGTGGCGAATCCCACGCAGGAAAGCACCCGCGAGCTGTTGGCCCATCCGAAAGGGCGCATGAACATCGTGACCGGCGGTCCGGCCATCGTAAAAGTGGCTATGACCGCGGGCAAGGCCTGCAAAACCATAGCGGCCGGCCCCGGCAATCCGCCCATCGTGGTGGATGAAACCGCGGTTTTCCCCGATTGTGCGCGTGAGATAATAACCGGCTGCGGTTTTGACAATAATGTCCTTTGCATAGCGGAAAAAGAAGTGATAGTGACCGAAAAAGCCAAGGCTGGTTTCTTCGAGTGCATGAGAAAAGACCCGCGGGCTTATGAACTTTCATCAAGGCAGATTGATCAGCTTACGAAGCTCGCCATACTTGAATCCGGCCGCGAGCCGAAGCTTAACCGCGATTTCGTGGGTAAGAACCCGAGCGTGATGGCTAAAGCCATCGGCCTTGATATTTCGGACGATATCCGCGTGCTTTGGGCCGAAGTGCCGAACGATCATCCCTATGTGCTGACGGAGCAGCTCAGCCCGGTGCTGCCCGTAACGGCGGTAAGGGATATAGACGCCGCAATTGAACTTGCTTATTACGCGGAGGGGGAAAATCACCACACCGCGGGAATGTATTCTACTGATGTGCGCAATATGACAAAAATGGGCCGGCGCATGGCTTGTTCTATATTCGTGAAAAACGCCTGCACATTGCACGGTCTGGGTCTTGGCGAGGGCTACGCCTCAATGTCCATAGGTACGCCCACCGGCGACGGCATAACCAAAACCGGCCATTTTTCCCGGCCGCTGCAATGCAGTCTGGTGGGCTATTTCAGGATCGCGTAA
- a CDS encoding EutN/CcmL family microcompartment protein, translating into MFIAKVIGNVWATRKHAGLKNATLLIVKAVDVSVPGKLTGEATLAVDGNQGAGVGDTVLIVDEGGSARKILKNSKAPVRTVVAGIVDKVYIKR; encoded by the coding sequence ATGTTCATCGCTAAAGTTATCGGCAATGTCTGGGCCACCCGCAAGCACGCGGGGCTTAAAAACGCCACCTTGCTTATTGTGAAAGCGGTGGATGTTTCAGTCCCTGGCAAGCTGACAGGTGAGGCGACGCTTGCCGTGGACGGGAACCAGGGCGCGGGCGTGGGTGACACCGTGCTTATAGTTGACGAGGGCGGCTCCGCCCGTAAAATTTTAAAAAATTCCAAGGCGCCGGTTCGCACAGTGGTGGCCGGCATAGTTGATAAGGTATACATAAAGCGATAA
- the deoC gene encoding deoxyribose-phosphate aldolase: MGVDRVSFCNPDSQSASIAGMIDHTLLKANATQEEIGKLCEEARKYGFASVCVNPGYVAMSARLLRGSRVKVCTVIGFPLGSTTPTVKAIEARDAMANGADEIDMVINIGALKSGNDQIVLDDIKAVRDATRGKVLKVIIETSYLTKDEKVRACRMSKQAGADFVKTSTGFGSAGATVEDVALMRETVGPEMGVKASGGIKDAKIAEAMIKAGATRLGTSASIAIISGGQAVKGQY; the protein is encoded by the coding sequence ATGGGCGTGGACAGGGTAAGTTTCTGCAACCCCGATTCCCAAAGCGCTTCAATTGCCGGCATGATAGACCACACTCTGCTTAAGGCCAACGCCACACAGGAAGAAATAGGCAAACTTTGCGAAGAAGCGCGCAAATACGGGTTCGCTTCGGTTTGCGTGAACCCCGGTTATGTGGCCATGTCCGCGCGGCTGCTGCGGGGCAGCCGCGTTAAAGTCTGCACTGTGATCGGTTTTCCGCTCGGTTCCACCACCCCCACGGTAAAGGCCATTGAGGCGCGCGACGCCATGGCGAATGGCGCCGACGAAATAGACATGGTGATAAACATCGGCGCGCTCAAGTCAGGCAACGACCAGATCGTGCTTGACGATATTAAGGCCGTGCGCGATGCCACCCGCGGCAAGGTTTTAAAGGTTATCATTGAAACTTCCTATCTTACCAAGGATGAAAAAGTGCGCGCCTGCCGCATGTCGAAACAGGCCGGCGCCGACTTCGTGAAAACTTCCACCGGTTTCGGCTCCGCCGGCGCCACCGTTGAAGACGTGGCCCTTATGCGCGAAACAGTGGGGCCGGAGATGGGCGTCAAGGCTTCCGGCGGCATAAAAGACGCGAAGATCGCGGAGGCCATGATAAAGGCCGGGGCTACCCGCCTTGGAACCAGCGCAAGCATCGCCATAATTTCAGGCGGACAGGCTGTGAAGGGGCAGTATTAG
- a CDS encoding EutN/CcmL family microcompartment protein: protein MKQAKVIGRVFCARQCCGMDSKTLLLIQPLDWETDQPAGEPLVAGDTVGAGAGETVFFVASREAIVAFENWEGGTAVNTPLPPVDAAIVGIIDGKNIRA from the coding sequence ATGAAACAAGCCAAGGTCATCGGGCGGGTGTTTTGCGCAAGACAATGCTGCGGCATGGATAGTAAAACCCTGCTTTTAATACAGCCGCTTGACTGGGAAACGGACCAGCCGGCCGGGGAACCTTTGGTGGCCGGCGACACTGTCGGAGCTGGGGCGGGTGAGACGGTTTTTTTTGTGGCTTCGCGCGAAGCCATAGTGGCTTTTGAGAACTGGGAAGGCGGGACGGCTGTTAACACGCCGCTGCCCCCGGTGGACGCGGCGATAGTCGGAATAATTGATGGCAAAAACATCCGCGCATAG
- a CDS encoding EutN/CcmL family microcompartment protein, protein MLFARVVGNVVCTRKDDKLVGTKLLMVQPVGLDDKPKGNTLVGIDSVGAGEGELVLIVQGSSARQTSKTENTPVDCTIFAIVDTIEKDGKAVFTKKTDKMSV, encoded by the coding sequence ATGCTATTTGCACGAGTTGTAGGCAATGTCGTTTGCACCCGTAAGGATGACAAACTGGTGGGTACCAAGCTGTTGATGGTTCAGCCGGTGGGCCTTGATGACAAACCGAAAGGCAATACTTTGGTCGGTATCGACTCTGTCGGCGCCGGTGAGGGGGAACTGGTGCTTATCGTGCAGGGTTCAAGCGCGCGTCAGACGTCCAAAACCGAGAATACCCCTGTTGACTGCACTATCTTTGCCATAGTCGACACTATTGAAAAAGACGGTAAAGCGGTATTTACAAAGAAAACCGACAAAATGAGCGTTTGA